The proteins below come from a single Falco rusticolus isolate bFalRus1 chromosome 8, bFalRus1.pri, whole genome shotgun sequence genomic window:
- the EIF4E1B gene encoding eukaryotic translation initiation factor 4E type 1B isoform X2, with protein sequence MATGEQRRQDERRQRQRAQQRELLLAESLGKHPLQNRWALWFFKNDKSKMWQANLRLVTKFSTVEDFWALYNHIQLASKLTSGCDYSLFKDGIEPMWEDSQNKRGGRWLITLAKQQRHTELDRFWLETLLCLIGEMFDEYSDEVCGAVINIRAKGDKIAIWTREAENREGVTHIGRVYKEHLGLSQKVSIGYQAHADTATKSSSLTKTKFVV encoded by the exons ATGGCTACGGGGGAGCAG aggaGGCAAGATGAGCGGCGTCAGCGGCAGAGGGCTCAGCAGCGAGAACTGCTCCTGGCAGAAAGCCTGGGCAAGCACCCTCTGCAAAACAg gtggGCACTGTGGTTCTTCAAGAATGACAAGAGCAAGATGTGGCAGGCAAACCTGCGTCTCGTCACCAAGTTCAGCACTGTAGAGGACTTCTGGGC GCTGTACAACCACATCCAGCTTGCCAGCAAGCTCACATCTGGCTGTGACTACTCCCTCTTCAAG GATGGCATTGAGCCCATGTGGGAGGACAGCCAGAACAAGCGTGGCGGGCGCTGGCTCATCACCCTGGCCAAGCAGCAGCGGCACACCGAGCTGGACCGTTTCTGGCTGGAGACG TTGCTGTGCCTCATTGGAGAGATGTTTGACGAGTACAGCGATGAGGTGTGCGGAGCAGTCATCAACATCCGTGCCAAGGGGGACAAGATAGCCATTTGGACTCGGGAAGCAGAGAACCGGGAAGGGGTCACCCACATCGG gcGTGTCTACAAGGAGCACCTGGGCTTGTCACAGAAGGTGTCCATCGGATACCAGGCCCATGCAGACACAGCCACCAAGAGCAGTTCCCTCACAAAGACCAAGTTTGTGGTGTGA
- the EIF4E1B gene encoding eukaryotic translation initiation factor 4E type 1B isoform X1: MGGGWGAAGSLMECLWGSSGLSLLPQRRQDERRQRQRAQQRELLLAESLGKHPLQNRWALWFFKNDKSKMWQANLRLVTKFSTVEDFWALYNHIQLASKLTSGCDYSLFKDGIEPMWEDSQNKRGGRWLITLAKQQRHTELDRFWLETLLCLIGEMFDEYSDEVCGAVINIRAKGDKIAIWTREAENREGVTHIGRVYKEHLGLSQKVSIGYQAHADTATKSSSLTKTKFVV; encoded by the exons atgggggggggctggggggctgcaggctccCTGATGGAGTGCCTGTGGGGCTCCTCGGGGctgtccctccttccccagaggaGGCAAGATGAGCGGCGTCAGCGGCAGAGGGCTCAGCAGCGAGAACTGCTCCTGGCAGAAAGCCTGGGCAAGCACCCTCTGCAAAACAg gtggGCACTGTGGTTCTTCAAGAATGACAAGAGCAAGATGTGGCAGGCAAACCTGCGTCTCGTCACCAAGTTCAGCACTGTAGAGGACTTCTGGGC GCTGTACAACCACATCCAGCTTGCCAGCAAGCTCACATCTGGCTGTGACTACTCCCTCTTCAAG GATGGCATTGAGCCCATGTGGGAGGACAGCCAGAACAAGCGTGGCGGGCGCTGGCTCATCACCCTGGCCAAGCAGCAGCGGCACACCGAGCTGGACCGTTTCTGGCTGGAGACG TTGCTGTGCCTCATTGGAGAGATGTTTGACGAGTACAGCGATGAGGTGTGCGGAGCAGTCATCAACATCCGTGCCAAGGGGGACAAGATAGCCATTTGGACTCGGGAAGCAGAGAACCGGGAAGGGGTCACCCACATCGG gcGTGTCTACAAGGAGCACCTGGGCTTGTCACAGAAGGTGTCCATCGGATACCAGGCCCATGCAGACACAGCCACCAAGAGCAGTTCCCTCACAAAGACCAAGTTTGTGGTGTGA